One Deinococcus multiflagellatus DNA window includes the following coding sequences:
- a CDS encoding lipid-A-disaccharide synthase-related protein, which yields MTTNFRRGNAILIVSNGYAEDLIGAALARELVRAGRGPVLALPLVGEGRAYVGAAEVQGPPLSLPSGGFPFGSVANLRADLRAGLLTVSLRQWAAARRLGTQAGPVIVVGDTYALLVGTLAARAQPVPPGARLALTHLQPLVSVHYARGMSWGAHLRELNALGANLFMPWEVALAQQARRVYTRDQPSAAHLARCGVNAVYRGSFAMDILPPPERDLSPLLDRRPLLALLPGQRGDAAFSLPIMLEAAAALPELQSAVAFAQPLSALPPLPGWTVEAVDDATLWLSRGPVRVLVVRGAFAAVVRRAALALGTAGTAAEQAAGLGVPVIGFPTPGPQYVAGFARRQGRLLGRALTVVAPDAGAVAQAVRHLLTRPRLFAAAARDGQDRMGAPGALAAVAAELDRV from the coding sequence GTGACGACCAACTTTCGGCGGGGGAACGCCATCCTGATCGTCTCCAACGGGTACGCCGAGGACCTGATCGGGGCGGCCCTGGCGCGCGAACTGGTGCGGGCCGGGCGGGGGCCCGTGCTGGCCCTGCCCCTGGTGGGCGAGGGCCGCGCCTACGTGGGCGCCGCCGAGGTGCAGGGCCCTCCCCTCAGCCTGCCGTCTGGCGGCTTTCCCTTTGGCAGTGTGGCGAACCTGCGCGCCGATCTGCGCGCGGGGCTGCTGACCGTGTCGCTGCGGCAGTGGGCAGCGGCGCGGCGCCTGGGCACCCAGGCCGGGCCGGTGATCGTGGTGGGCGACACCTACGCCCTGCTGGTGGGCACCCTGGCCGCGCGGGCCCAGCCAGTGCCCCCGGGCGCGCGCCTGGCCCTGACCCACCTGCAGCCGCTGGTTTCGGTGCACTACGCGCGTGGCATGTCCTGGGGCGCCCACCTGCGCGAACTCAACGCCCTGGGCGCCAACCTGTTTATGCCCTGGGAGGTGGCGCTGGCACAGCAGGCGCGCCGGGTCTACACCCGCGACCAGCCCTCGGCGGCGCATCTGGCCCGGTGCGGGGTGAACGCCGTGTACCGGGGCAGCTTTGCCATGGACATCCTGCCCCCGCCGGAACGCGACCTCTCGCCGCTGTTGGACCGCCGCCCCCTGCTGGCCCTGCTGCCCGGCCAGCGCGGCGACGCGGCCTTTTCACTCCCCATCATGCTGGAGGCGGCGGCGGCCCTGCCGGAGTTGCAGAGTGCAGTGGCCTTCGCCCAGCCCCTCTCGGCATTGCCCCCGCTGCCCGGCTGGACGGTAGAAGCGGTGGACGACGCCACCCTCTGGCTGTCGCGCGGCCCCGTGCGGGTGCTCGTGGTGCGTGGGGCCTTTGCCGCCGTGGTGCGCCGCGCGGCCCTGGCGCTGGGCACCGCTGGCACCGCCGCCGAACAGGCCGCTGGGCTGGGCGTGCCGGTGATTGGCTTTCCCACGCCGGGGCCGCAGTACGTGGCGGGATTTGCCCGCCGCCAGGGCCGGTTGCTGGGGCGGGCGCTGACCGTGGTGGCCCCAGATGCCGGCGCGGTGGCCCAGGCCGTCCGCCACCTGCTGACGAGGCCCCGGCTGTTCGCAGCGGCTGCCCGGGACGGGCAGGACCGCATGGGCGCGCCCGGGGCCCTGGCGGCAGTGGCAGCAGAACTGGACAGGGTCTAG
- a CDS encoding NUDIX domain-containing protein: protein MNLMALRKVWGTRPLVGAAVGVLLQDEQGRVLLQRRGDDGLWSEPGGALEPGEDFLSGARRELLEETGLHCENLRLLPLPDGLQSGPALYHRYPHGDEIYVVGLRAHGTLPASALDHAQPDDSGETLELRWFPLDDLPPLSSNANRASMTLLRGWAGLPPLPLAPTPPPPPLGHFLLDLRRVIGPRPWPAPGASVLVTDDEGRLLLLRHGHTRRWTLPGGFLEPGEHFEETAARELLEETGLRAQTLTPLDMFAGPEYRFTYPNGDVVDNVSVLYRAQGVSGELVPQPGEVLEVGWFGMHELPADDALSGPLVQAQVNWWRRAQDAASAPV, encoded by the coding sequence ATGAACCTGATGGCACTGCGCAAGGTGTGGGGCACCCGCCCCCTAGTGGGCGCCGCCGTGGGCGTGCTGCTGCAGGACGAGCAGGGCCGGGTGCTGCTGCAGCGCCGGGGCGACGACGGCCTGTGGAGCGAGCCCGGCGGCGCCCTGGAGCCCGGCGAGGACTTTCTGAGCGGCGCGCGGCGCGAGCTGCTCGAAGAAACTGGCCTGCACTGCGAGAACCTGCGCCTGCTGCCCCTGCCGGACGGCCTGCAGAGTGGCCCGGCGCTGTACCACCGCTACCCGCACGGCGACGAGATTTACGTGGTGGGCCTGCGGGCCCACGGCACCCTGCCCGCGTCGGCGCTGGACCATGCCCAGCCCGACGACAGCGGCGAAACCCTGGAGCTGCGCTGGTTTCCGCTGGACGACTTGCCGCCGCTGAGCAGCAACGCCAACCGCGCGTCCATGACCCTGCTGCGCGGCTGGGCGGGCCTGCCCCCCCTACCGCTGGCCCCCACCCCGCCGCCGCCCCCACTCGGCCACTTTCTGCTGGACCTGCGCCGGGTGATCGGGCCACGCCCCTGGCCCGCCCCCGGCGCCAGCGTGCTGGTCACCGACGACGAGGGCCGGCTGCTCCTGCTGCGCCACGGCCACACCCGGCGCTGGACCCTGCCGGGCGGCTTTCTGGAACCCGGCGAACACTTCGAGGAGACGGCCGCGCGCGAGCTCCTCGAAGAAACCGGCCTGCGCGCGCAGACCCTGACGCCCCTGGACATGTTCGCCGGGCCCGAATACCGCTTTACCTACCCCAACGGGGACGTGGTGGACAACGTGTCGGTGCTGTACCGCGCCCAGGGGGTCAGCGGCGAGCTGGTGCCGCAGCCCGGCGAGGTGCTGGAGGTGGGCTGGTTCGGTATGCACGAACTGCCCGCTGATGACGCCCTGAGTGGCCCACTGGTCCAGGCCCAGGTGAACTGGTGGCGCCGGGCGCAGGATGCCGCGTCGGCGCCCGTCTGA
- a CDS encoding SIR2 family NAD-dependent protein deacylase produces MTPEQARAALNAASRVAVLTGAGVSAESGIPTFRDAQTGHWARFRPEDLASPGAYHQNPALVWDWYAGRYRDVLAAQPGGAHLRLAELERRKGQGFFLATQNVDGLHGRAGSGQAGGRLVELHGNLVSGRDEVTGEIFPLPAPDELVTPPTSPRGHRMRPNVVWFGEFLPEDALADAQLAFAQAEVALVIGTSGVVYPAAGLAFKTLNRGGVVIELNPEATELTPHVTFSLRDVASRGLDTLMGPA; encoded by the coding sequence ATGACGCCCGAACAGGCCCGCGCCGCCCTGAATGCCGCTTCCCGCGTGGCCGTGCTGACCGGCGCGGGCGTGAGTGCCGAGAGCGGCATTCCCACCTTCCGCGACGCCCAGACCGGCCACTGGGCGCGCTTTCGCCCCGAGGATCTGGCCAGCCCTGGCGCCTACCACCAGAACCCGGCGCTCGTGTGGGACTGGTACGCCGGGCGCTACCGCGACGTGCTGGCCGCCCAGCCGGGCGGCGCCCACCTGCGGCTGGCCGAACTGGAACGGCGCAAGGGCCAGGGTTTTTTCCTGGCCACCCAGAACGTGGACGGCCTGCACGGGCGCGCGGGCAGCGGCCAGGCGGGCGGGCGCCTGGTCGAACTGCACGGCAATCTGGTCAGCGGGCGCGACGAGGTGACGGGCGAAATCTTTCCCCTGCCCGCCCCGGATGAGCTGGTCACGCCGCCCACCTCGCCCCGGGGCCACCGCATGCGCCCCAACGTGGTGTGGTTTGGCGAATTCCTGCCCGAAGACGCCCTGGCCGACGCGCAGCTGGCCTTTGCCCAGGCCGAGGTCGCGCTGGTGATCGGCACCAGCGGCGTGGTGTACCCGGCGGCGGGGCTGGCCTTTAAAACCCTGAACCGGGGCGGCGTGGTCATTGAACTCAACCCCGAGGCCACCGAGCTGACCCCCCACGTCACCTTCAGCCTGCGCGACGTGGCCTCGCGCGGCCTGGACACCCTGATGGGCCCGGCCTGA
- a CDS encoding creatininase family protein gives MRIQEMNWQMVEAYLAQDDRCVLPLGCTEQHATLSLATDTLLAERVAREAAEDLGVPVFPALPYGITPTFTAYPGTLSVRTSTYLALLDDLLSGLHAQGFRRILVVNGHGGNAPAQGWLGEWLARHPAARVQWHNWWNAPRTWAAVQATDELASHASWMESFPWTRLECVSAPEERKPMVDLGALRQLPPAEVRARLGDGNFGGLHRRPDREMQRIWQEAVAETRALLQGGWA, from the coding sequence ATGCGCATTCAGGAGATGAACTGGCAGATGGTCGAGGCGTATCTGGCCCAGGATGACCGCTGCGTGCTGCCGCTGGGCTGCACCGAGCAGCATGCCACCCTGAGTCTGGCCACCGATACCCTGCTGGCCGAGCGGGTGGCGCGCGAGGCCGCCGAGGACCTGGGCGTCCCGGTGTTTCCTGCGCTGCCCTACGGCATCACGCCCACCTTCACCGCCTACCCGGGCACCCTAAGCGTGCGCACCAGCACCTATCTGGCCCTGCTGGACGACCTGCTGAGCGGCCTGCACGCGCAGGGCTTCCGGCGCATCCTGGTGGTTAACGGCCACGGCGGCAACGCCCCGGCCCAGGGCTGGCTGGGCGAGTGGCTGGCCCGGCACCCGGCCGCGCGGGTGCAGTGGCACAACTGGTGGAACGCGCCGCGCACCTGGGCCGCCGTGCAGGCCACCGACGAACTGGCCAGCCACGCCAGCTGGATGGAAAGTTTTCCCTGGACCCGCCTGGAATGCGTCAGCGCCCCCGAGGAGCGTAAGCCGATGGTGGACCTGGGGGCCCTGCGCCAGTTGCCCCCGGCCGAGGTGCGCGCCCGGCTGGGCGACGGCAACTTTGGCGGCCTGCACCGCCGCCCCGACCGCGAAATGCAGCGCATCTGGCAAGAGGCCGTGGCCGAAACGCGGGCGCTGCTGCAGGGGGGCTGGGCATAA
- a CDS encoding RNA 2'-phosphotransferase — translation MNDRTLSKRLSYLLRHAPHEAGLTLAPGGWVPLEPLLAHLRVTRADVERVVAGNDKQRFSLRGDQIRANQGHSVPVDLELVPQTPPEVLYHGTHPAALAAIVQDGLRAMSRHHVHLSADRETAARVGARRGRPVVLTVRAGAMHAAGHLFYRSENGVWLVDRVPPEFLADRATGPR, via the coding sequence ATGAACGACCGAACCCTCTCCAAGCGCCTCTCGTACCTGCTGCGCCACGCGCCGCACGAGGCGGGGCTGACCCTGGCCCCCGGCGGCTGGGTGCCGCTGGAGCCCCTGCTGGCCCACCTGCGCGTGACCCGCGCCGATGTGGAACGGGTGGTGGCCGGGAACGACAAACAACGGTTCAGCCTGCGCGGCGACCAGATTCGGGCGAACCAGGGCCACAGCGTGCCGGTGGACCTGGAACTGGTGCCCCAGACGCCCCCAGAAGTCCTTTACCACGGCACCCACCCCGCCGCCCTGGCGGCCATTGTGCAGGACGGCCTGCGCGCCATGAGCCGCCACCATGTCCACCTCTCGGCTGACCGCGAAACCGCTGCCCGCGTGGGCGCACGCCGGGGCAGGCCCGTGGTCCTGACCGTGCGCGCCGGGGCCATGCACGCTGCCGGCCACCTCTTTTACCGCAGCGAAAACGGCGTGTGGCTGGTGGACCGGGTGCCGCCTGAATTTCTGGCTGACCGGGCCACGGGGCCGCGCTAG